One Glycine max cultivar Williams 82 chromosome 8, Glycine_max_v4.0, whole genome shotgun sequence genomic window, AAACCTAGTCATTCTTGACAACCATTTATTTAGAGTACTCTCTTTACTATTATGTAACAAGTAACAACCATTGTAGTCAATATTATTACTACCAAAGATATGTTAATCAATAACTGTAAAACCTTACAGAaaaagaaggggaaaaaaaaagatggcTGGAGGAGGCTGGTACAGAAACGGAATTGTTTCAGAACCAATACAGTATGAACGGTAAAGGAAAAGTGGATTTTGTTAAAGCAAAAAGGTAACTTTGAGAACCAAAAAAAGTTTAAAGTCAGCTGGATAACAATACAAGGATTATCCTTTTATTTGAAGAATTGGATTCTACTTGAAATAAGATAAGCTGGGCTCCCAGTAAAGTAAACTTGGCTTCTTATTCCACTTTATGTATATGCCACGTACAAAGAGAATACTTTGTTTTTGGAAAAAGCATTACACATGTGACATGTCACATTCTTACTTGAATCTTCTCATGTATAAATCTCTTCCATCCAAACCATATATGTCTTCCTTTTTTTATCTTCCCATAATTACTCGGCTCTTTGATCGTGCATTAGTATTTATGTCTTTATTTTTGTGGTCCATTCTCCATTGAGACATCCAACCGCAttagttgtttttcttttcatagcatgaaaatgatttatctttttttgggaATGGGGAATCCGAAAGCAAAACTATTCCTCTTTCTCCAAAGTCATCCCAGAGACTGAAGTATGTAAAACTCTAGCTTAACAgcagaaaattataataacaaaatcGACATAGTCCAACTAATGGCAGACATCCAGGCCCATTAGTGGGATGGGTCAGCCCATTCTTTAGCAATATTTGTGacacataaaatgaaaaataaaataaataataatgtatacaCTGACTGTCATCTTAAcgattgtaatattttttttttattgattaacagtataaaaaaatttacactcaGGCTACATTCAAATTAAACTCGAAAACACAACAGTTCTTCTTGAACTTAGCCTCACATTttacagttttttaaaaataggttaAACACATAGTTTAGTTCCTATGTGTTGTGGATTCTTAATTTGGTTTCTATATgtaaaaatttgttatattaCGTATAAACATTATCGATTTGATCTTTCACTTTAAGACATTGTTTTCATGCTATTATTTTCATTCCCATACAAGGGAGTTCTTAATTTAATCCtcatatttaacatatttttaatttgatttttataagaaCTAAGAATGTGCTAAATgtataactaaattaaaaatatgctaCTTGTATAGAGGTCTAAGAATGTATTACACATATAACGATCAAATTAAGAATGAATAAAGGGCGTCATAATAGCATGGATTAAATAGATAATGTTTTCATATATAAAGACACGTTTAATCAATTTTGATATATGAGGACCAAATTGTGCATAATACATTTAacctttaaaatataagtaacaataaaaatatggtTAAGTGACAATACTCACTGTATATATTCTGTGtgtatttcaatttaaattgaaaaaattgattcaaaatagaaaattaattttaaatatattttcacagaggtgattttattttacgttagaatttttttataattgattttagtcttagaaattatataaattgctttaattcataataaattaaattaagttaaatttaagttttgatactgaattttatttttaacttaattttaaacataaataaaatgagttcaaagtcaatttaaactaaaattaattttacaaaatcagttTTATGAACACTCTACTTCCTCTCTATTTACTCTGTTTCTTAAATCCATAAAAAATTacccaaatataaaaaaataatttcacggTACTACCTCGTTTTTCTCACCGTTCGTTTGCGTTTCCTGCGTTTGGCTTAAAACATACTAgtatttcaacaaatttatgaaAGAAACTGACACGGATGTAATTATTCCAATCCAAACAAACGAAAGAGAAACACAAACAAGAATGAAAACCTGGGTTCAAATAGATCATACTCCAGTTTTACCaaggattttaattttaacgaTTCCCAGATTCACATTTAAACAACATTTTTGCTAAAGAGGTTAAAGAACATGTTTTCAGTCAAGGCCAACCGAAACAACAAATTTTCAGAATCTTAGAATAACTTCACATCTAACCCACCTACGTTATCTGTGGCTCTTTATACACCTTCATTAGCCAAaacgttaattaattaattaattaattaatcttccCAACCAACTACAAAGCCTGCAACGACTCCGACCGCCACAAAATATCGGCACCGGGTTCCGCATAGTCAAACAACCCATCTATCGTCACATAACCACCACCGTTATCTCCCACATCATACCCCACAAACCCAAAACCTTCGTAGCTACGAATATCATCTTCAAACCCCAAAAACCCAGTCAGATCCATTCCTTCTGGTCCAACACGATCCGAATCAACTGTTTCGGGTTTCAACACATCCTCGCTTGGCGCCACCGTCGGCGGCAACCCTAGCTCGTCGTCGGATGCTTCCAATAAGTACCCTAGGTTCGGCTTAAACACATCTGCCTCGGATGCTAGGTTCGGGTTCGGAACCGGAGAAAGTATTTCTTCTTCGAAACTCTTAATAACAGAGTCAAGCACGGTGGGTTCACGCTCCGCCACATTCTCCGCGTCATTCAGCATGTTGAGAAGAACCGGGTCGAGCCGGGCGAGTTCAAACTCGTCCGAGTCAACTCGGAGAGACTCGAACGAGTTAGACTCGGCTCGGGGATGCTTTAACGAGTCGGGCGAGTTGAGGGCCGAGTCCGACTCGTCGCGAACTCGCTTTCGCTTATCGGTTTGGCCGAATTTGGATtcctccattttttattttttatttttttgggaaagggttttgtgttgtgttgtgctgTGCTGAAAGGAGTGTAGAGAGAGAAAACGAGAAATAAAGAGTGGAGGGAGAAATAAAGGGTGGAGGGTATATATAGTGGTGTAGATAGgcctttaatttaattcattaacGGCAGCAGATAGAAAAAGGCGGGTGCGTAGCAGAAAAAGCCGCATTCtactctatttttcctttttttcatttattttccccCAATCTATctgcataaataaataaatacaattaaaaaagttTGTTAATTAGGCGTTGGTCATTATTGCGGGTCCAAGGGgaggatatttttttgtttcatttatggCCGTTTAACTATATTTGAATTGAGTGTGAAATCCGTGGGTGCGGGCCCACCGACATCGGGAGAATCATGT contains:
- the LOC100785888 gene encoding uncharacterized protein produces the protein MEESKFGQTDKRKRVRDESDSALNSPDSLKHPRAESNSFESLRVDSDEFELARLDPVLLNMLNDAENVAEREPTVLDSVIKSFEEEILSPVPNPNLASEADVFKPNLGYLLEASDDELGLPPTVAPSEDVLKPETVDSDRVGPEGMDLTGFLGFEDDIRSYEGFGFVGYDVGDNGGGYVTIDGLFDYAEPGADILWRSESLQAL